The Saccharomonospora glauca K62 genome has a segment encoding these proteins:
- a CDS encoding Rv0361 family membrane protein, whose product MTYPPQPGPQGQPGQPGQFGQPYPPAGFGAPAQPKKKTGLIVGLVAGLVVLVGGGIALFLLLGNGGGSDEDQVNELADDLVTATNEQDTDLAMSIMCEGMADQVTQMMQMGQNLPSDMNVEVPTVKASRGGDITIEGDTAKIPISLSAESGASPGGSGEVKVIFTAKKEDDWCINGSELDPSSMPKMPSMPDMPDMPDMPEIPDMPDIPEMPDMPDMPDIPKMPDMPEMPGMGTP is encoded by the coding sequence GTTCGGCCAGCCGTACCCGCCCGCGGGCTTCGGCGCACCGGCACAGCCGAAGAAGAAGACTGGACTCATCGTCGGTCTGGTGGCCGGCCTCGTCGTCCTCGTCGGCGGCGGCATCGCGCTCTTCCTCCTGCTGGGCAACGGCGGCGGAAGCGACGAGGACCAGGTAAACGAACTCGCCGACGACCTCGTCACCGCCACCAACGAGCAGGACACCGATCTCGCCATGTCGATCATGTGCGAAGGCATGGCCGACCAGGTGACCCAGATGATGCAGATGGGGCAGAACCTCCCGTCGGACATGAACGTGGAGGTCCCGACCGTCAAGGCCAGCCGAGGCGGCGACATCACCATCGAAGGCGACACGGCCAAGATCCCCATTTCCCTGTCAGCCGAGAGCGGCGCTTCACCGGGCGGCAGCGGTGAGGTGAAGGTGATCTTCACCGCGAAGAAGGAAGACGACTGGTGCATCAACGGCTCCGAACTGGACCCGTCCAGCATGCCCAAGATGCCTTCCATGCCTGACATGCCCGACATGCCCGACATGCCGGAGATCCCTGACATGCCGGATATTCCGGAGATGCCTGATATGCCGGACATGCCCGATATCCCGAAGATGCCTGACATGCCGGAGATGCCCGGCATGGGCACCCCCTGA
- a CDS encoding Rv0361 family membrane protein — MTSPQYPGGPQGYPQQQGFPGQQGTPQQGFPGQPGTPQQGFPDPQAYPGQPGPQGGFPYQGQQPPGAWNAGPQFGQYPGGPAPKKKTGLIVGLVIAAVLLIGGGVTAILLLTGDDDGDGGSGSYGGSDQDQVTALADQLVQAFNARDMNTINNIACSPIEEGFSNVPDGVVLERTGEVVVNGDTATIPLAKAQGSRREEGQFLARKNGGEWCLDL, encoded by the coding sequence GTGACTTCACCCCAGTATCCGGGCGGCCCCCAGGGCTACCCCCAGCAACAAGGTTTTCCGGGACAACAAGGCACTCCGCAGCAAGGATTTCCGGGGCAGCCGGGAACCCCCCAGCAAGGGTTCCCCGATCCTCAGGCCTACCCCGGCCAGCCGGGTCCGCAAGGGGGGTTCCCGTACCAGGGTCAGCAACCTCCCGGCGCCTGGAATGCCGGCCCGCAGTTCGGCCAGTACCCCGGAGGTCCGGCTCCGAAGAAGAAGACCGGCCTCATCGTGGGCCTCGTCATCGCCGCCGTACTCCTGATCGGGGGAGGCGTCACGGCAATCCTCCTGCTGACCGGCGACGACGACGGCGACGGCGGCAGCGGCAGCTACGGCGGCAGCGACCAGGACCAGGTGACCGCGCTCGCGGACCAGCTGGTGCAGGCCTTCAACGCCCGTGACATGAACACGATCAACAACATCGCGTGCAGCCCCATCGAGGAGGGCTTCAGCAACGTTCCGGACGGCGTGGTGCTGGAACGAACCGGCGAGGTGGTCGTCAATGGCGACACCGCGACGATTCCGCTGGCCAAGGCGCAGGGGAGCCGACGTGAAGAAGGTCAGTTCCTCGCTCGCAAGAACGGCGGCGAGTGGTGCCTCGACCTCTGA
- a CDS encoding tRNA (adenine-N1)-methyltransferase — MSAGPFRAGDRVQLTDPKGRHYTIVLAEGQEYHTHRGAVSHDDLIGAPEGSVVTSTRGTAYLALRPLLPDYVLSMPRGAQVIYPKDAAQIVMWGDIFPGARVLEAGAGSGALTCSLLRAVGPEGSVTSYEVRADHAEHARRNVKKFFGEQPANWTLHVADLAEHTGEVDRVVLDMLTPWEVLPTVSAALVPGGVLVGYVATVTQLSTFVEALREQKCWTEPEAWESLVRPWHVVGLAVRPEHRMIGHTAFLVTARRLADGVTPPRPQRRPSRG; from the coding sequence GTGTCAGCAGGGCCGTTTCGCGCGGGTGACCGGGTGCAGTTGACCGATCCGAAGGGACGGCACTACACGATCGTCCTGGCCGAGGGACAGGAGTACCACACACACCGGGGAGCGGTGTCCCACGACGATCTGATCGGTGCGCCCGAGGGCTCGGTGGTCACGTCGACACGGGGCACCGCGTACCTCGCGTTGCGGCCGCTACTGCCCGACTACGTGCTGTCGATGCCGAGGGGCGCGCAGGTCATCTACCCCAAGGACGCCGCGCAGATCGTGATGTGGGGCGACATCTTCCCCGGAGCGCGCGTGCTGGAGGCCGGTGCCGGTTCCGGAGCGTTGACCTGTTCGTTGTTACGGGCGGTCGGCCCGGAGGGCAGTGTCACGTCGTACGAGGTGCGGGCCGACCACGCCGAGCACGCCCGGCGCAACGTGAAGAAGTTCTTCGGAGAGCAGCCGGCCAACTGGACGCTGCACGTGGCGGACCTGGCCGAGCACACCGGCGAGGTAGATCGCGTCGTGCTGGACATGCTGACCCCGTGGGAGGTCCTGCCGACCGTCTCGGCGGCGCTCGTCCCCGGCGGGGTCCTCGTCGGCTACGTGGCCACGGTGACGCAGTTGTCGACGTTCGTGGAGGCGCTGCGCGAGCAGAAGTGCTGGACCGAGCCGGAGGCATGGGAGTCGCTCGTCCGGCCGTGGCACGTGGTCGGACTCGCCGTGCGCCCCGAACACCGAATGATCGGTCACACAGCCTTTCTTGTGACCGCCCGTCGGCTCGCCGACGGGGTCACACCGCCCCGGCCGCAGCGTAGGCCGAGCCGGGGCTGA
- a CDS encoding site-2 protease family protein has protein sequence MLLFRIGGVPVLLAPSWWVGSLLVVVLYTPLVSRMLPDAGPMLSAVLAGAFAVLLGVSVLAHELGHCVVALRLGMPVRRLRLFLLGGLSEVVRSPRRPGQEALIAVAGPVVSLALALVCWLLLLAVPADGAVWLLVAQCAVANVVVGVFNLLPGLPLDGGRLLRSGVWALHGTRALGTRVAVVGGALVAVGLLGWALWGMAQGSDDRWLRLGVGLVTAWFVAMGATTEFASDNRMSWPEGLSLTDLMRPVLQLPAESPVSDALAASAGRGVVLVRADGVAAGLLDSEAAERLASSAPHSPAELAAEPIRAETVLLVSDPPDEIAEHVGEAATWQFLVVDGDGKPTGVLRKDDVHSALTASEGYGTGPTFRTG, from the coding sequence ATGCTGCTCTTCCGCATCGGCGGCGTGCCCGTGCTGCTCGCGCCGTCGTGGTGGGTCGGTTCGCTGCTCGTCGTCGTGCTCTACACGCCGCTGGTGTCGAGGATGCTGCCCGACGCGGGACCGATGCTGTCGGCCGTGCTGGCCGGGGCCTTCGCCGTACTCCTCGGCGTGTCGGTGCTCGCGCACGAACTCGGGCACTGCGTGGTGGCGTTGCGCCTGGGAATGCCGGTGCGACGTCTTCGTCTGTTCCTGCTCGGCGGGCTCTCCGAGGTCGTCCGGTCACCGCGGCGTCCCGGCCAGGAGGCGCTGATCGCGGTGGCGGGGCCGGTGGTGTCACTCGCCCTGGCCCTGGTGTGCTGGTTGCTGCTGCTGGCGGTACCCGCCGACGGAGCGGTGTGGCTGCTCGTGGCGCAGTGCGCGGTGGCCAACGTCGTGGTGGGGGTGTTCAACCTGCTTCCCGGCCTGCCTCTCGACGGAGGGCGGCTGCTGCGGTCGGGGGTGTGGGCGCTTCACGGCACCCGCGCCCTCGGTACTCGGGTGGCGGTCGTGGGCGGAGCCCTCGTGGCGGTGGGGCTGCTGGGCTGGGCCCTGTGGGGCATGGCGCAGGGCAGTGACGACCGCTGGCTGCGGCTCGGGGTGGGCCTGGTCACCGCGTGGTTCGTGGCGATGGGCGCCACCACGGAGTTCGCGTCGGACAACCGGATGAGCTGGCCCGAGGGGCTGTCCCTGACCGACCTCATGCGCCCCGTCCTGCAACTTCCCGCCGAAAGTCCGGTGTCGGACGCCCTCGCGGCCTCCGCGGGACGCGGCGTCGTGCTCGTCCGCGCCGACGGTGTGGCCGCCGGGTTGCTCGACTCGGAGGCCGCCGAGCGGCTGGCCTCGTCCGCTCCGCACTCCCCGGCCGAACTGGCGGCGGAGCCGATCCGGGCGGAGACGGTGCTCCTCGTCTCCGACCCGCCCGACGAGATCGCCGAGCACGTGGGCGAGGCGGCCACCTGGCAGTTCCTCGTCGTGGACGGTGACGGCAAACCGACGGGGGTCCTGCGCAAGGATGACGTGCACAGCGCGCTCACGGCCTCCGAGGGGTACGGGACGGGCCCCACCTTCCGGACCGGGTGA
- a CDS encoding RecB family exonuclease has product MANGSTTTGTPHADPTGAAAPTTEVRRPALSPSRASDFKQCPLLYRFRAVDRLPETPTKAQVRGTLVHSVLERLFALPRAERTVEAARELLRPTWSELAEESPEWRELFTDPESADELAEWFGAAEKLLDSYFALEDPRTLDPEACELHVETELSSGVLLRGYIDRLDVAPTGEIRVVDYKTGAAPREIGEAKAMFQMKFYAVVLWRLRGVVPRQLKLLYLSDGQALAYTPDEAELARFERTLEAIWQAILRAGKTGDFRPNPSKLCGWCSHKELCPSFGGTPPEYPGWPEPDAGEESALDRAD; this is encoded by the coding sequence ATGGCGAACGGGAGCACAACCACCGGCACCCCACACGCGGACCCCACCGGCGCCGCGGCACCGACCACGGAGGTACGCCGCCCCGCGCTGTCCCCGTCCAGAGCGAGCGACTTCAAACAATGCCCGTTGCTTTATCGCTTCCGCGCCGTGGACCGGCTCCCCGAGACACCGACCAAGGCACAGGTGCGGGGCACTCTCGTCCACTCGGTGCTGGAACGCCTGTTCGCGCTGCCGCGCGCCGAACGCACCGTCGAGGCCGCCAGGGAACTTCTCCGTCCCACCTGGTCGGAGCTCGCGGAGGAGAGTCCGGAGTGGAGGGAGCTGTTCACCGACCCCGAGTCGGCCGACGAACTCGCCGAATGGTTCGGCGCGGCAGAGAAACTGCTCGACTCCTACTTCGCGTTGGAGGACCCGCGCACCCTCGACCCCGAGGCCTGTGAGCTGCACGTCGAGACCGAACTGAGCTCGGGCGTGCTGCTGCGGGGCTACATCGACCGGCTCGACGTGGCCCCCACCGGCGAGATCCGGGTGGTGGACTACAAGACCGGAGCGGCGCCGAGGGAGATCGGCGAGGCGAAGGCCATGTTCCAGATGAAGTTCTACGCCGTGGTGCTGTGGCGGCTTCGCGGCGTCGTGCCTCGCCAGCTCAAGCTTCTGTACCTCAGCGACGGCCAGGCTCTGGCCTACACGCCGGACGAGGCCGAACTCGCCCGCTTCGAACGCACGCTGGAGGCCATCTGGCAGGCGATCCTGCGGGCGGGGAAGACGGGCGACTTCCGGCCGAACCCGAGCAAGCTGTGCGGGTGGTGCTCGCACAAGGAGCTGTGCCCGTCGTTCGGCGGCACCCCGCCGGAGTATCCGGGCTGGCCCGAACCGGACGCCGGCGAGGAGTCGGCGCTGGACCGCGCGGACTGA
- a CDS encoding thioesterase family protein: MAETFYLSLGDGRYLPTEHTAGPWTPDAQHFGPPSALLVRALEALPQDGERRLARVTVEILGPAPLSELTVSSEVVRPGRSVELLSASLAANDRVVARASAWRLAVTDTTDVATSATTSPLPAVVDCPPARWPKGWHGGYLDALEWRAARGAVNAEGPAAVWARQRVALVDDEEPSPLQRVFTVADSGSGVSNVLDPRHWLFINTELTVHLHREPVGEWIGLDAATTVGPRGSATALSTLHDVEGPVASGAQALLVRRR, from the coding sequence GTGGCGGAAACGTTCTATCTGTCCTTGGGGGACGGCCGGTACCTGCCCACCGAGCACACCGCGGGCCCGTGGACCCCCGATGCCCAGCACTTCGGCCCGCCCTCGGCGTTGCTGGTCCGAGCCTTGGAGGCGCTTCCGCAGGACGGCGAACGCAGGCTCGCCAGGGTGACCGTGGAGATCCTGGGCCCCGCTCCCCTGTCCGAACTCACCGTCTCCTCCGAGGTCGTCCGGCCCGGACGATCGGTGGAACTGCTGTCGGCGTCGTTGGCGGCGAACGACCGGGTCGTGGCACGGGCGTCGGCGTGGCGCCTGGCCGTCACCGACACCACCGACGTCGCCACCTCGGCGACCACCTCTCCCCTGCCCGCCGTGGTCGACTGCCCGCCGGCCCGCTGGCCGAAGGGCTGGCACGGCGGTTACCTCGACGCTCTGGAGTGGCGCGCGGCACGGGGAGCCGTCAACGCCGAGGGCCCCGCCGCGGTGTGGGCACGGCAACGGGTGGCTCTCGTGGACGACGAGGAGCCCAGCCCGCTGCAACGGGTGTTCACCGTCGCCGACTCCGGCAGCGGTGTGTCCAACGTGCTCGACCCACGACACTGGCTGTTCATCAACACCGAACTCACGGTGCACCTCCACCGCGAGCCCGTGGGCGAGTGGATCGGTCTCGACGCCGCCACCACCGTCGGACCACGTGGTTCGGCCACGGCCCTGAGCACTCTGCACGACGTCGAGGGGCCGGTCGCCTCGGGCGCGCAGGCGCTGCTGGTGCGCCGTCGCTGA
- a CDS encoding ParA family protein translates to MQITSVVNQKGGVGKTALSVGTAAALAERGRRVLLIDLDPQGHATTEMLGLSEPPPEAPSLAKALTKTWRGPIEELVVAHPRCNVGRGGAFDVIPTSPGMFDLIRRLDQFRVPGWQLARVIQFANYDHVIIDCPPALDVLTNNALVASHGVLVPVQPDRTSIRALRLMREQISYLEAAVGRPPLIYHGLVPGLYRRPVSAYAAAALRELETLGIPILAHVPLGVVVNEAASRGVPVTTFAPETAQAAAFREIARVLDTDTAASATPPNPPEQEFVFEEFIAEVSSTRSANDSGARRRLYDLLPKRHRPS, encoded by the coding sequence GTGCAGATCACTTCGGTGGTCAATCAGAAGGGCGGGGTCGGTAAGACGGCGCTCAGCGTCGGCACGGCCGCTGCCTTGGCCGAACGCGGTCGACGGGTGCTGCTCATCGACCTCGATCCGCAGGGACACGCCACCACCGAGATGCTGGGGTTGTCGGAACCACCTCCGGAGGCACCGAGCCTCGCCAAGGCGCTCACCAAGACCTGGCGCGGGCCGATCGAGGAGCTGGTGGTCGCCCATCCCCGGTGCAACGTGGGGCGGGGCGGCGCCTTCGACGTGATCCCCACCTCGCCGGGCATGTTCGACCTGATCCGGCGGCTGGACCAGTTCCGGGTACCGGGGTGGCAACTCGCGCGGGTGATCCAGTTCGCCAACTACGACCACGTCATCATCGACTGTCCGCCGGCGCTGGACGTCCTCACCAACAACGCGCTCGTCGCGAGTCACGGTGTGCTCGTCCCGGTGCAGCCCGACCGCACGAGCATCCGCGCGCTGCGCCTGATGCGGGAACAGATCAGCTACCTCGAAGCCGCCGTGGGACGACCACCCCTCATCTACCACGGTCTCGTCCCCGGTCTCTACCGCAGGCCGGTCTCCGCGTACGCGGCGGCGGCGCTGCGCGAGCTGGAGACCCTCGGCATTCCGATCCTGGCCCACGTTCCGCTCGGCGTCGTGGTGAACGAGGCCGCCTCCAGGGGCGTGCCGGTGACCACGTTCGCTCCCGAGACCGCCCAGGCGGCGGCGTTCCGGGAGATCGCGCGGGTGCTCGACACCGACACGGCGGCGTCGGCCACCCCACCGAACCCGCCCGAGCAGGAATTCGTGTTCGAGGAGTTCATCGCCGAGGTGTCGAGCACGCGCTCGGCCAACGACAGCGGCGCTCGACGTCGTCTCTACGACCTGCTGCCGAAACGGCACCGCCCCAGTTGA
- the hisG gene encoding ATP phosphoribosyltransferase: protein MLRVAVPNKGALAGPASDMLGEAGYRQRHEQRDLTVLDPVNEVEFFFLRPKDIPIYVGSGELDLGITGRDLALDSGAEVEETLALGFGGSTFRYAAPAGREWSVADLRGKRLATAYPRLVRDDLARHGIEAEVIRLDGAVEISVQLGVADAIADVVGSGRTLRQHNLVAFGDPICVSEAILVRRKGGEKSARIDQLTARLRGVVFAQQYMMLDYNCPKELLDKATAITPGLESPTVAPLAHTDWVAVRAMVPRKRVNAIMDELAAIGARAVLASDIRATRL, encoded by the coding sequence ATGCTGCGGGTCGCAGTGCCGAACAAGGGAGCGCTGGCGGGACCGGCGTCGGACATGCTCGGCGAGGCGGGCTACCGGCAGCGACATGAGCAGCGGGACCTCACCGTGCTGGACCCGGTGAACGAGGTGGAGTTCTTCTTCCTGCGTCCCAAGGACATCCCCATCTACGTGGGGTCCGGTGAGCTGGATCTCGGCATCACGGGGCGGGATCTCGCGCTCGACTCGGGTGCCGAGGTGGAGGAGACACTGGCGCTGGGCTTCGGTGGCTCCACGTTCCGCTACGCCGCTCCCGCGGGCCGCGAGTGGTCGGTTGCCGACCTCCGGGGCAAGCGGCTCGCCACGGCCTACCCGAGGCTCGTGCGGGACGACCTCGCCCGCCACGGTATCGAGGCGGAGGTCATCCGCCTGGACGGCGCCGTGGAGATCTCGGTGCAGCTCGGCGTGGCCGACGCGATCGCCGATGTCGTCGGTTCGGGACGCACCCTGCGGCAGCACAACCTCGTCGCGTTCGGCGACCCGATCTGCGTGTCCGAGGCCATCCTCGTGCGCCGAAAGGGCGGCGAGAAGTCGGCGAGGATCGACCAGCTCACCGCGCGACTCCGGGGCGTGGTGTTCGCGCAGCAGTACATGATGCTGGACTACAACTGCCCGAAGGAGCTGTTGGACAAGGCCACCGCCATCACACCCGGCCTGGAGTCCCCGACGGTCGCGCCGCTCGCGCACACCGACTGGGTCGCCGTACGGGCGATGGTCCCCCGCAAGCGCGTCAACGCGATCATGGACGAGCTCGCCGCGATCGGGGCGCGGGCGGTTCTGGCCTCCGACATCCGCGCCACCCGGCTCTGA
- a CDS encoding phosphoribosyl-ATP diphosphatase: MKTFDELYAELTERARTRPEGSGTVEALAAGVHAQGKKVLEEAGEVWIAAEHESDERLAEEISQLLYRVQVLMLGRGITLEDVYRYL, translated from the coding sequence GTGAAGACCTTCGACGAGTTGTACGCCGAGCTGACCGAGCGCGCCCGCACACGACCCGAGGGGTCGGGCACCGTCGAGGCACTGGCGGCCGGGGTCCATGCCCAGGGTAAGAAGGTGTTGGAGGAGGCCGGAGAGGTCTGGATCGCGGCCGAACACGAGTCGGACGAGCGGCTGGCCGAGGAGATCTCCCAGCTGCTGTACCGCGTGCAGGTGCTGATGCTCGGCCGCGGCATCACGTTGGAGGACGTCTACCGGTATCTGTGA
- a CDS encoding class I SAM-dependent DNA methyltransferase produces the protein MDNERLPGEMIGSQPGHGQLQVRLPDHVEHIDQDMEYCSVLIDGSWRKIRFHDYDQIFAIPGLYEQLFHDILDCRSPDVVGKLLKEQLQRENVSASSLRALDLGAGNGLVGAQLRTVGVGHLVGVDIIPEAKDAALRDRPEVYDDYLVVDMTRLSEQDRDKLAGHEFNALSCVAALGYGDIPPEAFRTAFNFVADGGWIAFTIKDRFLSEADTSGFARLIERARESGLLNVHLSERYRHRLNVRGEPLHYVALVGTKQADIPAELLA, from the coding sequence ATGGATAACGAGAGGCTACCTGGCGAAATGATCGGCTCACAGCCCGGGCACGGGCAGCTTCAGGTGCGGTTACCCGATCATGTTGAGCACATCGACCAGGACATGGAATACTGTTCCGTCCTGATCGACGGCTCGTGGAGGAAGATCCGTTTTCACGACTACGATCAAATCTTTGCTATTCCCGGCCTTTACGAACAGCTATTCCACGACATTCTCGACTGTCGTTCTCCCGACGTCGTGGGCAAGCTTCTGAAAGAACAACTCCAACGGGAGAACGTGAGTGCCTCGTCACTGCGGGCGTTGGACCTCGGAGCGGGGAACGGGCTCGTGGGGGCACAACTGCGCACGGTGGGCGTGGGCCACCTCGTGGGTGTCGACATCATCCCGGAGGCCAAGGACGCGGCCCTTCGCGACCGCCCCGAGGTTTACGACGACTACCTCGTGGTCGACATGACCCGGTTGTCCGAGCAGGATCGGGACAAGCTCGCCGGACACGAGTTCAACGCGCTTTCCTGCGTGGCGGCCCTCGGCTACGGCGACATCCCGCCCGAGGCGTTCCGGACCGCGTTCAACTTCGTCGCCGACGGCGGGTGGATCGCGTTCACCATCAAGGACCGCTTCCTGTCGGAGGCCGACACCTCCGGGTTCGCACGTCTGATCGAGCGCGCGAGGGAGTCGGGGCTGTTGAACGTCCACCTGTCGGAGCGGTACCGGCACCGGCTCAACGTGCGCGGCGAACCGCTGCACTACGTCGCCCTGGTGGGCACGAAGCAGGCCGACATCCCGGCCGAGCTGCTGGCCTGA
- a CDS encoding HAD family hydrolase: MDKSSAVDEVAAVLWDMDGTLVDSEKLWDVALYEAAEWLGGSLSPEQRSTLVGSNMAATCRYLLEVTGKPADDDAVAKVADWVRARTKEMFAEELPWRDGAQQALDAVRAAGVPSALVTSTERELTELALRTIGAERFDVTVCGDEVDGLNKPNPEPYLRAARALGVDPTRCVAVEDSPVGAESAAAAGCTVLVVPNEVPVPPGRRRVFRSSLVGVDATVLAELVRSV, translated from the coding sequence GTGGACAAATCGTCCGCTGTAGACGAAGTCGCCGCTGTGCTGTGGGACATGGACGGCACGCTCGTCGATTCGGAGAAGCTGTGGGACGTCGCGCTCTACGAGGCGGCGGAATGGCTGGGAGGGTCGCTCTCGCCCGAACAGCGTTCCACGCTCGTCGGCTCGAACATGGCCGCCACGTGCCGTTACCTGCTGGAGGTGACCGGGAAGCCCGCCGACGACGACGCCGTGGCGAAGGTCGCCGACTGGGTGCGCGCCCGGACGAAGGAGATGTTCGCCGAGGAACTTCCGTGGCGGGACGGTGCTCAACAGGCCCTCGACGCCGTGCGCGCGGCGGGGGTGCCGTCGGCTCTGGTCACCTCGACCGAGCGGGAGCTGACCGAATTGGCGTTGCGCACCATCGGGGCCGAGAGGTTCGACGTGACCGTCTGCGGTGACGAGGTCGACGGACTGAACAAGCCGAACCCCGAGCCCTACCTGCGGGCCGCGCGGGCGCTCGGAGTCGACCCGACCCGATGCGTGGCAGTGGAGGACTCGCCCGTGGGAGCGGAGTCCGCCGCCGCCGCGGGCTGCACGGTGCTCGTCGTCCCCAACGAGGTTCCCGTGCCGCCCGGACGACGAAGGGTGTTCCGTTCGTCGCTGGTCGGCGTCGACGCGACGGTGCTGGCGGAGCTCGTACGCTCCGTCTGA
- a CDS encoding PAC2 family protein — MSTPFDDTTRERSEPKPVMIAAFEGWNDAGDAATTAIEHLQLNWDAEPLAEIDPDDYYDFQVNRPTVRLVDGVTRRVEWPTTRLSVCRPQGYDRDVVLVYGPEPNMRWRAFCDELLSHVDRLGVSTVVTLGALLADTAHTRPVPVSGTAYDADAAVRFGLERSRYEGPTGIIGVFQDACVKAGVPAVSVWAAVPHYVAHPPSPKTTLALLRKLEDVLDVRIPLGALPEQAEEWQRTVTEMTDEDDEISEYVRSLEERGDAEIVLDENSGDKLAAEFERYLRRHGPGGTAGPGDSSGG, encoded by the coding sequence GTGAGCACGCCCTTCGATGACACGACACGGGAGCGGTCCGAGCCGAAACCGGTGATGATTGCCGCTTTCGAAGGCTGGAACGACGCCGGTGACGCGGCCACCACGGCGATCGAGCACCTGCAGCTGAACTGGGACGCCGAGCCGTTGGCCGAGATCGACCCGGACGACTATTACGACTTCCAGGTCAATCGACCCACCGTGCGGCTGGTCGACGGCGTGACGCGGCGGGTGGAGTGGCCGACGACGAGACTGTCGGTGTGCCGCCCGCAGGGCTACGACCGCGATGTCGTGCTGGTGTACGGCCCGGAGCCCAACATGCGTTGGCGGGCGTTCTGCGACGAGTTGCTCTCCCACGTCGATCGCCTCGGCGTGTCCACCGTCGTGACGCTGGGTGCCCTGTTGGCCGACACGGCGCACACCCGTCCAGTTCCGGTCAGCGGCACCGCCTACGACGCCGACGCGGCGGTGCGCTTCGGTCTGGAACGCAGCCGGTACGAAGGCCCCACGGGCATCATCGGCGTGTTCCAGGACGCCTGCGTGAAGGCCGGGGTCCCCGCGGTGTCGGTATGGGCCGCCGTCCCCCACTACGTCGCTCATCCCCCGTCTCCCAAGACGACCCTGGCGTTGCTGCGGAAGCTGGAGGACGTCCTCGACGTGCGCATCCCCCTGGGAGCGCTGCCGGAACAGGCCGAGGAGTGGCAGCGGACGGTCACCGAGATGACCGACGAGGACGACGAGATCAGCGAGTATGTCCGCAGTCTGGAAGAACGCGGCGACGCCGAGATCGTGCTCGACGAGAACAGTGGAGACAAGCTCGCGGCCGAGTTCGAGCGGTACCTGCGCCGACACGGCCCCGGAGGTACGGCGGGGCCGGGTGACTCCTCCGGCGGCTGA
- a CDS encoding metallophosphoesterase family protein, translating into MPNLYATSDLHVTHRGNESFVDLIRPESPDDWLIVAGDVAERMGTVVDTLARLRERFATVVWVPGNHELWTTARDPDQHRGEDRYRELVRRCRGIDVLTPEDPFPVWPYAERPLTVAPLFVLYDYSWRAAPAEGVPLAEALRQAREAGVVCTDEFLLHPDPYPSRQQWCARRLEYSEKRLARIPADHGTVLVSHWPLHRHPTEPLIYPEFVMWCGTEETADWHVRYRAELAVYGHLHIPRTTEVDGVRFEEVSLGYPREWQRRARGAVPVRRML; encoded by the coding sequence GTGCCCAACTTGTATGCGACCAGCGACCTGCACGTCACGCACCGGGGTAACGAGTCCTTCGTCGACCTGATCAGGCCGGAGAGCCCCGACGACTGGCTGATCGTCGCCGGGGACGTGGCGGAGCGGATGGGGACGGTCGTCGACACGCTCGCGAGGTTGCGGGAGCGGTTCGCGACGGTGGTGTGGGTGCCGGGCAACCACGAACTGTGGACCACTGCGCGGGACCCCGACCAGCATCGCGGCGAGGACCGCTATCGGGAACTCGTACGTCGATGCCGCGGCATCGACGTGCTCACGCCCGAGGACCCCTTCCCGGTGTGGCCGTACGCGGAGCGCCCGCTGACCGTTGCCCCCCTGTTCGTGCTCTACGACTACAGCTGGCGGGCCGCGCCCGCCGAGGGCGTGCCGTTGGCCGAGGCGTTGCGGCAGGCGCGGGAGGCGGGCGTCGTGTGCACCGACGAGTTCCTCCTGCATCCCGACCCGTACCCGAGCAGGCAGCAGTGGTGCGCCCGCAGGCTGGAGTACAGCGAGAAGCGCCTCGCCCGGATTCCCGCCGACCACGGCACCGTGCTGGTGTCACACTGGCCCCTTCATCGCCATCCCACCGAGCCGCTCATCTATCCGGAGTTCGTGATGTGGTGCGGCACCGAGGAGACGGCCGACTGGCACGTGCGGTACCGAGCGGAGCTCGCCGTCTACGGGCACCTGCACATTCCCCGCACCACCGAGGTGGATGGGGTGCGCTTCGAGGAGGTCTCGCTCGGCTACCCACGGGAGTGGCAGCGCCGCGCTCGGGGCGCGGTGCCGGTGCGACGCATGCTGTGA